The following are from one region of the Rhinoraja longicauda isolate Sanriku21f chromosome 3, sRhiLon1.1, whole genome shotgun sequence genome:
- the fam81b gene encoding protein FAM81B, translating to MSRENLLQVQVPERDYTILQAPLVARSHVQITDDRLSNQERTTATLLEQAFRIKDDFITYLRGNQGNSTVERASQQLLENHIQVITNILKQLSTDIEILEQQIKTRDSVTAGTSYAVLSLDHKHLAGIGDLRGRVARCDASISKLAGDVNAISCEIQKAKKEIQDTKTSLKFQMKELEAKVMQLQIKIDNSKSEQNAKLKTVRGEQQHELQILDFKINAALTEVHAQMQHQQEWTEHKLDKTQDEQVQRMDRLLHLMQEKTELVEKKRLEKLNHISVRLVKLEDSQGLEAELNRKKYSDTKMNEKLAKVEKNIWHELESIKNEYREGFQSIKESINSLNKISDKKIKMDKEKVQKDLKQIRRHINDLKTYPENSVRPN from the exons ATGTCCAGAGAAAACCTGCTGCAGGTTCAGGTTCCAGAGAG AGATTACACCATTTTGCAAGCTCCTTTGGTTGCTAGAAGCCATGTGCAAATTACGGATGACCGTTTATCCAACCAGGAAAGAACCACCGCAACACTTCTAGAGCAGGCTTTTCGGATAAAAGATGACTTCATTACTTATTTGAGGGGAAACCAAGGCAACAGCacagtggaaagagcatcccaacAGCTGTTGGAAAACCACATACAGGTTATAACCAATATCCTCAAACAACTCAGCACTGACATAGAg ATCCTCGAACAGCAGATTAAAACAAGAGATAGTGTGACTGCAGGGACCAGCTATGCTGTTCTGAGTCTGGATCATAAGCATTTGGCTGGTATTGGGGACCTACGTGGAAGAGTTGCCAG GTGTGATGCCAGTATCTCCAAGCTTGCTGGTGATGTTAATGCAATCAGTTGTGAGATACAGAAAGCAAAGAAAGAAATTCAGGATACTAAGACTTCTCTCAAATTTCAGATGAAAGAATTGGAAGCAAAG GTGATGCAACTACAGATTAAAATAGACAATTCTAAATCTGAACAAAATGCAAAACTCAAGACTGTAAGAGGAGAGCAACAACATGAACTTCAGATTCTAGATTTCAA GATTAATGCTGCACTGACTGAAGTACATGCGCAGATgcaacaccagcaggaatggacaGAGCATAAACTGGATAAAACACAGGATGAACAAGTACAGCGCATGGATCGCTTATTACATCTCATGCAAGAGAAAACT gaaCTTGTAGAGAAGAAAAGACTGGAGAAACTTAATCACATTTCTGTGAGACTAGTAAAATTAGAAGACAGCCAAGGTCTGGAAGCTGAATTAAACAGAAAGAAATATTCTGATACAAAGATGAATGAAAAACTTGCCAAAGTGGAGAAGAATATTTGGCATGAATTAGAGAGCATAAAGAATGAATACAGGGAAG GATTTCAATCCATCAAGGAATCAATCAATTCACTGAATAAAATCAGTGACAAGAAGATAAAAATGGACAAAGAGAAGGTTCAGAAAGACTTAAAACAAATCAGACGGCATATAAATGATCTTAAAACCTATCCGGAAAATTCTGTAAGACCTAATTGA